The stretch of DNA CCCGAGATCGCCGAGGGCATCGTGCAGGTCAAGGCGGCGGCCCGGGAGCCGGGAGAGCGCGCCAAGGTGGCGGTGGTCTCCACCAAGCGCGACGTCGATCCCATCGGCGCCTGCGTGGGGCTCCGGGGCACGCGCATCCAGGTCATCAGCCGCGAGCTTCGCAGCGAGAAGATCGATATCGTGGAGTGGGCGGCCGACCCCGCCACCTTCGTGGCGCGGGCCCTCTCGCCGGCCAAGGTGTCCTCGGTCACCCTCGGCTCTCCCGACGAGGGCGGCGAGGCCCGCACGGTGCTCGTGATCGTGCCGGACAACCAGCTCTCGCTCGCCATCGGCAAGAAGGGCCAGAACGCCAGGCTCGCCGCCAAGCTGACCGGGCTTCACGTCGACATCAAGAGCGAGGGAGAGGTGGAGGAAGAGCGCCGGCTCCTCGAGGAGGAGCGGGCCTGGGGACAGGCGGCCCTCGCCGAATTCCCGGGTCTCGGCCCTCAGATGATCGAGCGTCTGGCCGAGCACGGGCTCTTCTCGCCGGTGCGCATCGCGCGCGCGGGGCTCGAGGCCCTCGAGGCGATACCCGGGCTCGGCGAGAAGAAAGCCGCCGCCGTCCTCGCCGCGGCCGAGGAGTGGATAGCCCAGCATCCCCCCGTCGAGCCAGCGTCCGAAGCGGCGCTGGAAAGCACGGAGGATACCCGGGCCGTCGAGGGAGAGACTCAGCCCGAGGGCGAGGTTCCGCCCGAGAGCATGGCGCGGACGTCCGCCGAGTGACGGCCGGGCCCACGCGCACCTGTATCGGATGCCGGCGCGCGCGACCCAAGCGAGATCTCGTGCGGCTGGTCCGGGGTAGGGACGGGCGAGTGACGGTGGATGAAAGGGGAGAGGCACCGGGCCGAGGGGCGTACGTGTGTCGCGACGCCCAGTGTGTGGAAAAGGCGCTGCGGGCTGGGCAGCTGGCGCACGCGTTCAAGCGGCCCAGTGAGCCCCCCACGACGGGCGCGCCGGGCATCTTGGGTACGTCTGGGTCGAGGCGGGCGCTGAAGCAAGAGTCTCTCGAGGAGCACGAGGCTCTCAACCACAAGGTGAGGAGGTAAAGGGGCTGTGGCGGCACGAGTGAAGGTTATCGACCTCGCGAAGGAGCTGGGAGTCACCAGCAAGGACCTGATCGTCGCCCTCGAGGCCATGGGCCAGAAGGGCATGCGGGCCATGACT from Candidatus Methylomirabilota bacterium encodes:
- the nusA gene encoding transcription termination factor NusA; protein product: MMNKELIYVIGQMATEKGIDKEVLFEALESALLSASKKTMGVADNARMELDRHTGALRVFARKKVVESVTDAKLEIALSEARKLNAEAELEDEIEIELPPQEFGRIAAQTAKQVILQRVRDAERDAVYSDFIDKQGKIIRGTVHRIEKRNVIVDLGKAEAVITEREQIPGERYNPNDRVRAYVQEVKKTAKGPQILLSRADAGFLVRLFEAEIPEIAEGIVQVKAAAREPGERAKVAVVSTKRDVDPIGACVGLRGTRIQVISRELRSEKIDIVEWAADPATFVARALSPAKVSSVTLGSPDEGGEARTVLVIVPDNQLSLAIGKKGQNARLAAKLTGLHVDIKSEGEVEEERRLLEEERAWGQAALAEFPGLGPQMIERLAEHGLFSPVRIARAGLEALEAIPGLGEKKAAAVLAAAEEWIAQHPPVEPASEAALESTEDTRAVEGETQPEGEVPPESMARTSAE